One Vanessa cardui chromosome 4, ilVanCard2.1, whole genome shotgun sequence genomic window carries:
- the LOC124544509 gene encoding uncharacterized protein LOC124544509, translating to MNCYRILKYAMLVERCVQPRINLPIKRFTKSSACDECFIPDKKPCFNINTVSVERGNSSHAKLIKSFLYSHYWPREPSVVGLWMCLDCTYLEVLTDKYSNSGDRLLAYEYIQRTKERKLVGVSVANKTYPWMVNELEEWAHFTSSRPERHRMYFIAHCLKTPNLFNKYNVSYLYDVEILGTSSDVAGQGVGTLLLRTVLNHAEELRHPLVQVIAVSQYTSKICEKCGMKREWFMDFSEFIDDAGQRVFFPRRPHHTVSIYTKHFNPAAGGREPRKPLNL from the exons ATGAATTGCTATAGAATATTGAAGTATGCCATGCTGGTGGAGCGGTGTGTACAGCCCCGCATCAATTTGCCAATCAAACGATTTACCAAGTCGTCAGCATGTGACGAGTGCTTTATCCCAGACAAAAAGCCG tgttttaatattaacacgGTCTCGGTGGAACGTGGAAATTCAAGTCatgcaaaattaataaaatcatttctcTATTCTCACTACTGGCCGAGGGAACCGAGCGTTGTGGGTCTCTGGATGTGTCTCGACTGTACCTACCTTGAAGTCCTTACAGACAAATATTCTAATTCTG GTGACCGTCTTTTGGCATATGAATACATTCAGCGCACAAAAGAGAGAAAGCTGGTTGGTGTAAGCGTTGCTAACAAAACATACCCTTGGATGGTAAACGAGTTAGAGGAGTGGGCGCATTTTACATCATCTAGACCTGAGAGGCACCGAATGTACTTCATAGCACACTGCTTGAAAACTCCCAATTTGTTTAACAAGTACAATGTTAGCTATCTTTATGAT gtGGAGATACTGGGGACCTCATCCGATGTAGCTGGTCAGGGTGTCGGAACACTTCTGTTGCGTACAGTTCTCAACCATGCTGAGGAACTCCGTCATCCTCTCGTTCAAGTCATTGCTGTCAGTCAATACAC GTCAAAAATCTGTGAAAAATGTGGAATGAAACGAGAATGGTTTATGGATTTTAGTGAATTTATTGACGATGCAGGGCAAAGGGTCTTCTTCCCTCGGAGGCCTCATCATACTGTGAGCATATATACCAAACATTTTAACCCAGCAGCTGGTGGACGGGAACCTCGTAAACCTCTCAATCTTTAG
- the LOC124544513 gene encoding transcription initiation factor TFIID subunit 1-like — translation MRTAIWVLTLAAIAVAEIAEEPWVEEEDLEEPYSNDREDNHDRRKREAYVEGPFEEHVRVKRGCNDEPKYRVRRSADHVRQPRQVHQYEVHEFNDEASLPSPPYEEMLAASAEHYHRVYAPAPQARSLNREVSAGPLTFGVPRSYEPVQVVAAPALGPLPVSNIAHPNPSQPNSFASVSLPNEEPVAFVPLSSEPLRVADDLSTAAGHHKEKHHSKSGGHSKGGGHQQYGIHNAEHGHKNTKKSKTEHHLDKGAKGFKTDELHRKEYEEAGGQKKKHHDRAGHKGDHEEEAFGSRGAHFGEKKGHKKGHKTKGFHNKYHKDEFHKEHKFYDDFHKGGEHHRYGKFNAKHASNESGKKKVHHVNAGHDFSEHGKKGYSNKGHLDADHKGHKGKSGHEEHNQHHSQHGKKGGKEGGSHWEYGI, via the exons ATGAGAACAGCCATCTGGGTGTTGACCCTCGCGGCGATCGCGGTCGCCGAAATCGCTGAGGAACCCTGGGTTGAAGAGGAGGACTTGGAAGAACCGTACTCGAATGACAGAGAGGATAACCATGATAGAAGAAAGCGAGAAGCTTATGTAGAGGGTCCCTTTGAAGAACACGTTAGGGTGAAGAGAGGTTGCAATGACGAACCGAAATATAGAGTACGGCGTTCGGCTGATCACGTGAGGCAGCCTCGCCAGGTTCATCAATATGAAGTACACGAGTTCAACGATGAGGCGTCACTCCCTTCGCCTCCTTACGAGGAAATGTTAGCAGCCAGTGCTGAGCACTACCACAGAGTATATGCTCCAGCTCCCCAAGCTCGTAGCTTGAACAGAGAAGTGAGTGCCGGTCCACTTACCTTTGGTGTCCCTAGGTCGTATGAACCAGTCCAAGTTGTTGCCGCACCAGCTCTGGGACCCTTACCTGTTTCTAATATTGCTCACCCTAATCCTAGTCAGCCAAACAGTTTTGCTTCTGTTTCCTTACCAAATGAGGAACCTGTCGCTTTTGTGCCGTTATCTTCAGAGCCTCTAAGAGTAGCGGATGATTTGTCAACGGCAGCTGGTCACCACAAGGAGAAACACCATTCTAAGTCTGGAGGGCATTCTAAAGGGGGCGGTCACCAGCAGTATGGCATCCATAACGCAGAACACGGTCATAAG AATACAAAGAAATCGAAAACGGAACATCATTTAGATAAGGGCGCTAAAGGCTTCAAGACCGACGAACTTCATCGCAAGGAATATGAGGAAGCTGGTGGCCAGAAGAAGAAGCACCACGACAGAGCCGGTCACAAGGGTGATCACGAAGAAGAGGCTTTTGGTTCCAGAGGAGCACATTTCGGTGAAAAGAAGGGACACAAAAAGGGCCACAAAACTAAAG GATTCCACAATAAATATCACAAGGATGAATTCCATAAAGAGCACAAATTCTACGACGACTTCCACAAGGGCGGTGAACACCACAGATATGGCAAGTTCAATGCCAAACACGCCAGCAACGAGAGCGGTAAGAAGAAGGTGCACCACGTCAACGCTGGACATGACTTCTCAGAACATGGCAAGAAGGGCTACAg CAACAAGGGACATTTAGACGCTGACCACAAGGGTCATAAGGGAAAATCAGGTCACGAGGAGCACAATCAGCATCACTCCCAACACGGAAAGAAGGGCGGCAAAGAAGGCGGGTCACACTGGGAATATGGCATCTAA